The stretch of DNA CCCCTTCGGCTCCGCCTGGTCGGACGCCGCAGCCGCATGATCAGCGCCAGCTTGGCGCTGGTCCTCGCGGGCAGCCTGGGCGCGTCGGCTCCGGTGGCATTTGCGGACAACCTTGACGACCAGCAGGCTGCACTGAAGGACCAGGCGGCACAGGTCCAGGACTCCCTTGAGTTCGTGGACGCCAAAATCTCGCAGGCCGCCGCGGATCTGGTGCTCTACCAGGGGCAGCTCCCGGGCGCCCAGCAGGCGCTCCTTGATGCCCAGGGCCGGGTGGCCGGCGCCGTCAAGGAATCGGAAGCACTGGCTGCCCGCGTGGATCTGGCGCAGCAGAACAAGGCCAAGATCACGCAGCAGCTGGCGACCGACAAGCAGAAGATTTCGGATACCAGGAAGCTGATCGGCCAGATCGCCACCCAGGCCTACAAATCCGGGGGAGTGCCCTCCAACCTCTCACTGTTCTTCGGCGCGAACCAGGGCGGCAGCCTGACGGACACGATCGACCTCGCCGACCAGGCGATGCGGAGCCAGAACTCCGCGATGGACAAGCTTTCCCAGCAGAACGCCACCAACGTGAACTCCCAGGCCCGACTCGAGGCTGTGGAAGCCGAAATCAAGGACCTGAAGACCAAGGCCGATGCCGCGCTGGCGCGGGAGCAGGCGGCCCGCGATGAGGCCGAAGCCAAGAAGGCGCAGGTGGACAAGCTCATCGACGACACCACGCGGCTCAACACCGAACTTCAGGCTGCCAAGCCCGGCATCCAGACCCAGCTCGCCCAGGTCAAGGCCCAGCAGGACTCCGTCGCCTCGGAAATCGCCGAGCGCGACCGGAAGCTGCGCGAAGCCTGGGAAGCGGAGCAGCGGCGCATCGCGGAAGCGGCGGCAGCGGCCGCCCGGGCCCAGGGCCAGGCCGTCCAGCCGTACGTCGCGCCGGCCCAGGGATCGCCGTCGGCCTTCGGACTGCAGCACCCGTTCCCGGGTAATATCCCGATCACCTCCGGTTTCGGCTGGCGTGCGACGCCGCCCGGGACCATCGACTTCTACGGCCAGGGCGGCTACATGCACACCGGCATCGACTTCGGCGCCCCCTGCGGCACCCCCGTCTATGCTGCGGCGGCCGGCACCGTCTTCTCCGCCGGCTGGGCGAACGACGGCGGCGGCAACAACGTGAAGATCTCGCACGGCGTCATCCAGGGCAACTCGCTGACCACCATTTACTACCACAACACTTCGGTGGCGGTCTCGGTGGGGCAGCAGGTCAGCCAGGGCCAGCTGATCGCGTACTCGGGCACCACCGGCAACTCCACCGGCTGCCACTCGCACTTCGAGACCTGGCTCAACGGCCGGGCCGTGGATCCGATGACCCTGCTCTAAACTGGAGATGTACTCCGCGCCGCCCGGCCGGAGTGAGCCACCAAGAGATCCGAGGAGTTCTACCGTGCCCAAAGAAAGTGGCCGTAAGGTAGTGGCCACCAACCGCAAGGCCCGGCATGACTACCACATCCTTGACACCTACGAGGCCGGAATCGCGCTGATGGGCACCGAGGTGAAGTCCCTGCGCGAGGGCCATGCCTCCATGGTTGACGGCTTCTGCACCTTCTACAATGACGAGCTGTGGA from Arthrobacter sp. PAMC25564 encodes:
- a CDS encoding M23 family metallopeptidase codes for the protein MTPMARRPLRLRLVGRRSRMISASLALVLAGSLGASAPVAFADNLDDQQAALKDQAAQVQDSLEFVDAKISQAAADLVLYQGQLPGAQQALLDAQGRVAGAVKESEALAARVDLAQQNKAKITQQLATDKQKISDTRKLIGQIATQAYKSGGVPSNLSLFFGANQGGSLTDTIDLADQAMRSQNSAMDKLSQQNATNVNSQARLEAVEAEIKDLKTKADAALAREQAARDEAEAKKAQVDKLIDDTTRLNTELQAAKPGIQTQLAQVKAQQDSVASEIAERDRKLREAWEAEQRRIAEAAAAAARAQGQAVQPYVAPAQGSPSAFGLQHPFPGNIPITSGFGWRATPPGTIDFYGQGGYMHTGIDFGAPCGTPVYAAAAGTVFSAGWANDGGGNNVKISHGVIQGNSLTTIYYHNTSVAVSVGQQVSQGQLIAYSGTTGNSTGCHSHFETWLNGRAVDPMTLL